The DNA sequence ATTGTATCATCAATAAATTCAAGATATTTATTGATCTGTCTAAATTTATCATATGAGTTTTTAAATACCTTTCCATCTTCCCCCATTACACCTAGTTTTATAAGGAAAGGAACTGGCTTCCCATCTTCAATTATATATTGTTTCTTTTTATTGTGCTCCAAAGATACAAGGTTTTTACTGTTTTTACTCTCTTTTATATTGTAGTCACTCTTTCCTTTTAGGATTTGGTAATCTGCACCTTGTGAAACAATTAGAATTTGTTTAAATTCTTCCAATATTTGAGAGAATTTAGGTAAAAATTCGCAATAACAGATATTTTCGTGATAAGCTTTATTATCTTTAAAACTTTCTAGTTGTATAAATATCTCATCTTTTATGAGAATAGGTTTTAAATTTATTTTTTTAATTTTATATTTTTTATCCACAGGATTTGAAACTGTAGCTTTTATAAAACTATTTTTTTCTACTAAATCCTTTAATAGATTTTCAATATATGCTCTATCTTTTTTCATTCTTCTACCACCTCAATTATGCTTATATTATATCTTAACATAGGGAATAAAAGTTGTCTATGTTTTATAGAAAATTTCTTGACAAACTAAGTAATCTATGATAAATTTTAAATATAGGGTATAGGGGTATAAAGTATAGAGAAGAGAGGACGATAATAATGACAAAAGTAGAATATGAAGTTAAGAATCTTGATTGTGCTGGTTGTGCAGGTAAGATTCAGCATAAAGCTAGTACAATGGCTGGTGTTTTAAATGCTAATTTAGATCTTTATAAAAAAAGATTTGTATTGGAGATTGATGATCTCTTTGAAGAAGAATTATTTCTACATCAGATCAATTACTTTGCCGATTCAATAGAACCGGGAACAGAGATATTAAAAATGGCAGAGTATGATGAGGAAGAGGATCTAAAGAGAAGAAAAGAGGAAGAAAGAAAAGCAGAGCTACAGGAGAAAAGAGAGAAGATAGCTCTAATTGCTGGAGGAACTCTTTTTATTGGAGCTATACTTTTAGGTAATCTATCAATACAGTTAAAACTAATACTATCTATTATAGCCTATATAATTTTAGGTGGAGATGTAGTTTTAAAATCTTTTAAGAATATAACTAAAGGAAACCTAATGGATGAAAACTTCTTGATGACAATAGCCACATTTGGAGCTTTCTATATAGGAGAGCATACAGAGGCTGTTGGAGTTATGCTTTTTTACAAGATAGGGGAATATTTCCAAGATAAAGCTGTTGCAAATTCAAGAAAATCAATTGAAAAATTATTGGATATAAGACCAGATTATGCAAACCTTAAAAACGAAAAGGGTGAAGTTGTAGTAATCTCACCTAAGAAATTAAAAAAAGGTGATATTATAGTTATAAAAGCTGGGGAAAAAATCCCTGTTGATGGAGTTGTCATAAAAGGAGAGAGCACACTTAATACTTCAGCTCTTACTGGGGAATCACTTCCAGTAGAGGTGGGAGTAAATAGTGAAATCTTAAGTGGTAGTATCAATGGTTCAGGTGTATTAGAAGTAAGAGTAAGTAAGATATTTGCTGATTCAACTATCAGTAAAATTATCTCAATGGTAGAAGATGCAAGTAATAAGAAGGCTGAATCAGAGAAGTTTATTACAAAGTTTGCTAGATATTACACTCCAATTGTTGTTATCTCTGCTATTGTAGTAGGAGCTATTCTTCCACTATTTTTAGGAAACTTTAATACTTGGTTTGGAAGAGCCTTAATATTTTTAGTTATCTCTTGTCCATGTGCATTGGTATTATCTGTACCACTTACTTTCTTTAGTAGTATTGGTCTAGCTTCAAAATATGGTATCCTAGTAAAGGGAGGAAACTATTTAGAGGCACTTACAGATGTAGAAGCTATTGTATTTGATAAGACAGGAACTTTAACAAAGGGAAAATTCAAAATAGATAAAATTGAGAGTGAAAATTATTCAGAAAAAGAGTTGTTAAAAGTAGCACAAATTGGGGAGTATTATTCAACACACCCAATAGGAAAAACTATTCTAGCACAACTAGATGATGATATTGATGAAGCATATATTGAAGGATATAAAGAGATGAGTGGTTTCGGTGTAATTGCTTACTATGATGGTAAAGAGATATTAGTTGGAAATCATAAGTTGATGAGAGAGTATAATATTAAAGCTGATGAGAGAGAGTATCCAGGTACTGTTATCTATATAGCACAAGATGGAGAGTTTTTAGGATATATCTATATCTCTGATGAGATAAAAGAGGATTCTGAAAAGACTATTAAAGAGCTTTCTAGATTAAAAATAGATAGCTATATGTTAACTGGTGATAGTAAAAAGATTGGTGAAATGGTTGGAGAAAAGATAGGAATGAAGAGAGAAAATATT is a window from the Fusobacterium sp. SYSU M8D902 genome containing:
- a CDS encoding heavy metal translocating P-type ATPase yields the protein MTKVEYEVKNLDCAGCAGKIQHKASTMAGVLNANLDLYKKRFVLEIDDLFEEELFLHQINYFADSIEPGTEILKMAEYDEEEDLKRRKEEERKAELQEKREKIALIAGGTLFIGAILLGNLSIQLKLILSIIAYIILGGDVVLKSFKNITKGNLMDENFLMTIATFGAFYIGEHTEAVGVMLFYKIGEYFQDKAVANSRKSIEKLLDIRPDYANLKNEKGEVVVISPKKLKKGDIIVIKAGEKIPVDGVVIKGESTLNTSALTGESLPVEVGVNSEILSGSINGSGVLEVRVSKIFADSTISKIISMVEDASNKKAESEKFITKFARYYTPIVVISAIVVGAILPLFLGNFNTWFGRALIFLVISCPCALVLSVPLTFFSSIGLASKYGILVKGGNYLEALTDVEAIVFDKTGTLTKGKFKIDKIESENYSEKELLKVAQIGEYYSTHPIGKTILAQLDDDIDEAYIEGYKEMSGFGVIAYYDGKEILVGNHKLMREYNIKADEREYPGTVIYIAQDGEFLGYIYISDEIKEDSEKTIKELSRLKIDSYMLTGDSKKIGEMVGEKIGMKRENIFTHLLPQDKVSKLQEIIKRSKKKVIFVGDGINDAPVLSIADIGVAMGGVGSDLAVETADVVIMKDEPSKIVELLKIANINKKVVIQNIVFALGIKILVMILGVLGFANMWMAIFSDVGVSLLAVLNASLGVKRYMK